In Candidatus Buchananbacteria bacterium, the DNA window ACGAAATTGGCGGGGCAATCTTACTGGGCGTACCCGGCATGATTATCTGCCACGGACGTTCAAACGCCCGGGCGATAGCTAACGCCCTACGAGTCGCCAAGGCGGAAATTGGCCACAACGTTCATCAAATCATCTTCGATCAGCTTCGGCAAATCGAAAAATCCCCCTGAGATCAACAATCAAGGGGACTTTTTATTAAAAAATTTATTCCAAAATTCCAACCTCAATGCGGCGCAAATTTTCATTTGTGACACCCAGGCTTAAAAATTTCATCATCTGATAGGCCTGAACACCATCTTTCATATAATATCGCTTCCCGTCAGCCGGATTGACGTACCACGCCTCACCACGAGATTCAACTTGCAATAAAATTCGTCCTCGTAATCGGTTAACTAAACTAATATCCGCTTGGTTTTTCTCCGTTGATTTGCTTAAGGGATTAAAATTATTTTTTATTTCAACCGCATCGGTAAATCCATCGTCATCCGAATCAGCATCCGTACGACTGGTGCCTAAAACCTCTTCCAGAGTGTCATCAAGCCCATCCGCATCTTGATCGCTGATAATCGCGCGAGATTCAAGGCCAAGCGGGATTTTTGCTAGATCGGCAGTAGTGATTCCAAGGCCAAACGAACGTAAAGCGGCATATGCATCGTTGCCGTTTTTCAAATAAAATTTTTTCTTTTCACCAGGCGCCACGTACCACGCCTCACCACGAGATTCAACTTGCAATAAAATTCGTCCCGCTAAATCGGCAGCTAAATTGGTATCAATAGCACCAACTAGTCGCCGCTCCTGTTCAACAAAATCAAGAGTGCTTGATGCTTGCGGCTGAGGATTGGCGGCCGCATAGCGGCAGGAACCGTCATTTTTTGTAGCTACTTGATTATAATTAACGGCCTGCCTGTCCATACATCCCAGGATTTCATACTGACACGAACCGTCATCCTTGGTGGCTTTGGCATTATAATTTTTTGCTTTAGTGTCCATACAGCCCAAGATTGGTTCAGGCGCCACAACGACGATACAGGTACCGTTGCTACAACCATTCGGACAATCATAATCAACGTACGCGGCTAGTTGATCGCTATCACAATAATATTCCCGCAACAATGAATTGACACATTCATCAGACCGATTAACGGCGTTACCATTAATATCATACCCAGTAATTGAGCCTCTAGTCCGATAATCTTTTTTACTGTCTGTTTCAGTACATGCCACACCGCACCGCCCGGTATGGTCCGGCGATACTTTTACCTTTTGGCGCTCACAATTATTGCCGTATGTCTTTTGATCGCAGCCGCAGACCGGGTCATAAATTTTTGAGCAGCTGGAGGTAACCGCCACACAACTGCCGATTTCACCAGAGCACCCCTGAAATTCACAAAATTCCGCCGTCAGACAGTCAGAATTTGATTTGCAATTTCGGCCTCTGATACAACGGCCATCCTGACAATTATTTGGACAAATATATTGTTCACTTTTTATTTCTCCATTTTCACAGTAGTAATCCGTTAGCATATTGTCACTACATTCATCAACAATAAATCCGCTACATTCACCCGAGGCATTACACGTAACAACACTACCTTTCGTGTAGTAATTTCGAGTGGTTTCGTAGTCGGTGCAGGGTTGGCTGGCTGCCAGAGCCGGCGAAGAATAATGATGGGTTTGGTAAATAAAAAATGCTATCACGCCAGCGATAACAATAATACAAAATGAGATAAAAAATTTCTTCATACGTATAACAAAACTTGATCTCCTTAAGTTTTAGTATACTATTATAAATTAACTTTTTCCAGACGGATATCTTCACCCAACCAGACACTGGCGGTTTTAGCAAAAATATCAGTTATGTCGGTAACTAAAAATCGGTGATCAGTTCCTTTAACGAGCCGCTGCTCGGTTTCCGGGTGACGATTCAGATAATCTTTCAATTTTTCCGCAACGATCGTTGCGACATCTAAAACTTTAATATTCTTACCGCAAATGCTTTGAAATTTTTTATGAAGCATCGGATAATGAGTGCAGCCCAAAATCAAAGTATCGATTTTTTTAGTCTTTAATTCTCGTAAATAAAGCCGGGCGATTTTTATTGTTTCAGGCCGCTTCAACCAACCTTCTTCAATCAGTGGCACCAACAGTGGTGCCGCCGCTTGCCAAATCTTTAATTTCGGATCAAGCGCCCGCAGTTCCCGTTCGTAAGCGCCGGAATTAACCGTGGCCCGCGTTCCCAACACTCCAAGACGGCCATACCGACTTTGGCTAACCGCCACTTCAACCACTGGCCTAATGACTCCCAACACCCGACGGTCGGGATAATGGATTGGCAACCACTCTTGTTGTAATTTTCGCAACGCTTCAGCTGACGCCGTATTGCAGGCGACAATTACCAGCCCACAACCCTGTTTAAACAAATAATCAACGGCTTGAACGGTAAACTCGTAAATTTTTTCCTGCGATCGGTTGCCATATGGTGTGCGTGCCGTGTCCCCCAGATACATCAATTGATATGCTGGCAAAACACGACGAATGGCTTTAACAACTGTTAACCCTCCGATTCCCGAGTCAAAAATCCCAATCATAGATTATTTTTTTACCAATCCCTCAATTGCCCGCAAAATTTCAAGCGGGACGGCAAACACCACCGTATTAGACTGGTCTGAAGAAATATCATTAATGGACTGCAGGGTTCGCAGATGCAGCGCGCCATCAGCTGCCGAAAGAGTTTTTGCCGCCTTGGCCATGTTTTCAGCCGCAATTACTTCACCTTCAGCTTTGATGATAACAGCGCGGCGTTCACGCTCGGCTTCGGCCTGCTTAGCAATGGTACGTTTCATTTCTTCAGGCAATGCAATATCTTTAAGTTCAACATTCACCACTTTAATACCCCATGG includes these proteins:
- a CDS encoding glutamate racemase; this translates as MIGIFDSGIGGLTVVKAIRRVLPAYQLMYLGDTARTPYGNRSQEKIYEFTVQAVDYLFKQGCGLVIVACNTASAEALRKLQQEWLPIHYPDRRVLGVIRPVVEVAVSQSRYGRLGVLGTRATVNSGAYERELRALDPKLKIWQAAAPLLVPLIEEGWLKRPETIKIARLYLRELKTKKIDTLILGCTHYPMLHKKFQSICGKNIKVLDVATIVAEKLKDYLNRHPETEQRLVKGTDHRFLVTDITDIFAKTASVWLGEDIRLEKVNL